One Pyrus communis chromosome 13, drPyrComm1.1, whole genome shotgun sequence genomic window carries:
- the LOC137712007 gene encoding uncharacterized protein → MQTTTTTGAERQPPVQSGGDDDRRKRKMRVMVAIDESDWSFYALKWALDHLFVGATDQVAISTGTATVEAASQENVSMMTLVHVMQPFQHYVLPAGPDATAFYATPSVLESIRKAQEESAASVLSRALEICTEKMIKAETLILGGDPKDMICQAAEQMHVDLLVVGSRGLGMFKRAFLGSVSDYCAHHAICPVVIVKPPKESAGK, encoded by the exons ATGCAGACGACTACTACAACCGGCGCAGAGCGGCAGCCACCGGTGCAGAGCGGCGGTGACGATGAtcggaggaagaggaagatgaggGTGATGGTGGCCATAGACGAGAGTGACTGGAGCTTCTATGCTCTTAAGTGGGCGCTCGACCACCTGTTTGTGGGGGCTACAGACCAGGTGGCGATAAGCACGGGAACAGCGACGGTGGAAGCGGCGAGCCAGGAGAATGTGAGCATGATGACTCTGGTCCATGTCATGCAGCCGTTTCAGCACTACGTACTCCCTGCCGGACCAGATGCAACGGCGTTTTATGCAACGCCGTCGGTATTGGAGTCTATTCGCAAAGCACAGGAAGAAAGTGCTGCCTCTGTTCTCTCTCGTGCTTTGGAGATATGCACCGAAAAGATG ATCAAAGCAGAAACTCTAATTCTAGGTGGGGATCCCAAGGACATGATTTGCCAGGCCGCGGAGCAGATGCATGTAGATCTTCTTGTCGTAGGTAGTCGTGGCCTTGGCATGTTCAAAAG GGCGTTCTTAGGAAGTGTGAGTGACTACTGTGCACATCATGCAATATGCCCAGTTGTGATCGTGAAACCACCAAAGGAGTCTGCAGGAAAATAA
- the LOC137713427 gene encoding uncharacterized protein, whose product MAGFGGSEMRAPIFNSENYEFWSIRIRTIFKSHGLWEFVEKGIERSDSKEEDESDAKKKEKEGSSNAMTDIDVIEVQEVVASLKSFAQRLERHSENKTERAFASLIVNPKHTNSSGNQNNRYQKNWKPKFKKWDQKPTYQTGKQFATANGGRNPCRHCDKYHYGECFLKGKPKCHSCGKIGHIVKDYNNKKNVQQLNYATQVSSTPTMFYASNAVDMRSIEYVWYVDSGCSNHMTGREDVLVDIDRSRTAKVEMGTGQLVDVVGKWTLVVDTKMGRRYIREVMLVSSLKENLFNVGQMMEHGYFLIFLDNKAEIYDDCTLSHLVAKVPMKGNKIFPLKL is encoded by the exons ATGGCAGGATTTGGAGGTAGTGAGATGAGAGCGCCGATCTTCAACAGTGAGAATTATGAATTCTGGAGTATAAGGATTAGGACTATCTTCAAATCTCATGGGTTATGGGAGTTTGTTGAAAAAGGGATAGAGCGCTCAGAttcaaaggaagaagatgaatctgatgcaaagaagaaggagaaagaaggatcTAGCAATGCTATGACG GATATAGATGTGATTGAGGTTCAAGAAGTTGTTGCTTCATTGAAGAGTTTTGCACAAAGGTTGGAGAGGCATAGTGAGAACAAAACTGAAAGAGCCTTTGCTAGTCTCATTGTGAACCCTAAACATACCAATTCTTctggaaatcaaaacaatcgATACCAGAAAAATTGgaaaccaaaattcaaaaagtGGGATCAAAAGCCTACTTATCAAACTGGGAAGCAATTTGCAACTGCAAACGGTGGTAGAAATCCTTGCAGGCATTGTGATAAGTATCATTACGGTGAATGTTTTCTTAAAGGCAAACCTAAATGTCACAGTTGTGGGAAAATTGGTCACATTGTAAAAGACTACAATAACAAGAAAAATGTTCAGCAACTGAATTATGCAACTCAGGTTTCCTCGACACCAACTATGTTTTATGCTAGTAATGCAGTTGATATGAGGTCCATTGAATATGTGTGGTATGTGGATAGTGGTTGTAGTAATCACATGACTGGCAGAGAAGATGTGCTAGTTGACATTGACAGAAGCAGAACTGCAAAGGTAGAAATGGGCACAGGACAACTAGTTGATGTTGTTGGAAAATGGACTTTGGTGGTTGACACTAAAATGGGAAGAAGGTACATCAGAGAAGTGATGCTAGTCTCTAGTTTAAAAGAGAATCTATTCAATGTAGGGCAGATGATGGAGCATGgatattttctgatttttttagaCAACAAGGCTGAGATTTATGATGATTGCACTCTCTCCCATTTGGTTGCCAAAGTACCAATGAAAggaaacaaaatttttcctttgaAACTTTAA